The DNA segment AAAGATGCCTTCCTCCGTCCCTGCATGACCTGGGGTGAGTCCTTCCTCGCCCTGTCCCTCAGTTTCCCTGAATGCTCGCTGACCATTGGTATTTCTCCCACTTGGCCGGCCCAGACTGCGAATGCTACGGTCACTCCAACCGCTGCAGCTACATTGACTTCCTGAATGTGGTGACCTGCGTCAGCTGCAAGCACAACACGCGAGGTCAGCACTGCCAGCACTGCCGGCTGGGCTACTACCGCAACGGCTCGGCAGAGCTGGATGATGAGAACGTCTGCATTGGTGAGAGGGCACGGACACGGCACAGGGAACTTGCTGGAATGCGTGCAGGGTGCACTGCCCTGCGAGGTGGCCTCTGGGGCcccctgcatcagaatcacctggggagactGTGGGAATTCTAACTCCAGGGCCCTCTCCAGTTGAGCATCTCTAAGGACAGAAAGCTCCAGAAACTGCTCTATTAGTAACCTACCCTTGCGGTTCTCCGGTAAGTTTTGCACTGGAGTTGCAAAACTTACCAGTGGCCCTTCCCTCTCTGGGCAACTGGAGGGGACACTGACCCTTCCTGGCTCCAAAGAGCTGTGACTCTGGCAGGTGGCAGGCACTCAGTGGCAGAGGCCACTGAGCATCTGTCTGGGGCTGGTGTGTGGGGGGGTCCCCCTCCATAGCTCCTTTCCAGAAAGGTGGAGGAGCAGCCTATCCCTCCTCCTGCAGGGGCCCAGTTGGGGGCCAAAAGATCGCCTTGCTGCGTGCATTTGTGCAAGTCCCTTCCCGttcctgggcctcagcttcctcattcaTCAAATTGGGAGGCAGATCAGATCAAAGGTTTTCAgctcttttttgtggctgaagcTTTTCTTCAAATGCTTTACCAGCCCAGGTCCAGCTATAAAGCTGCTCTTCACCCCTGGTGGGCACCCAGTCTGCTTTCTTCCAAGTTCTACTCAAGGACTGGCTTTTGGGTAGAGAAGGAAGTCcatcagggccctgggcctgggcaAAGACCAAAGCCATGACCGCCAACCAAAACGCACCAGCCTGGAATGGTTGCCCCTGTCGTCAGTAGAGGCCAGGTCTCGGCCTCAGGGGCTGTCCCCCAACCCTGCCCAGCCAGGCCCCTTGGGACACCATCACCCATCCCCCACCCAGCAGGAGGCTCTGGCTGCCCAGAGGAGGGGCTCCTGCAAAGCTGGAGCTGTCGGTCTGAATTCTGGCGGCAGCCTTCAGATAATTCCATCAACTCTAAGTGATCAAAGCCGCTGACGTCACAGGGGGCCAGCTGCAGGGACAGGGCAGGGCCTTTGGATCCAATTAGAGGTGCCCACACCCTGGcaccctcctcctctccctggctctccctgcctccaccccGAGAGCCAGCACTGAGCTGCAAGGTTTCTCAGGGTGGACGATATTCACCCTCTCCCACAGAGCCCCAAGGCAACCAACTGGGCCCACCCCGGGAGCAGGAATAGGCTGTTCCTCCACTCCCCTGCAAAGGAGCTATGGAGGGGGGCCACCCCACAACACAGCAGCCCCAGACATGCTCAGTGGCCTCTGCTGAGTTTCTGCCACCTGTCGGAGTCATAGCTCTTTGGAGATGGGAAGGACAGCGACCCCTCTAGttgcccagagaggggaaggggctgACCCAGGCCACACCAGTGCCAGGGCGGGGAAGGTGGGGCTGGGACGTGTTTGATCCCAAGGAAGGAAGCCAGAGTCTTCTCTCCAGGCCTGGCCACCCTGGGAAGTCCCCACCTGCCGTCCAGCCGCGGGCTCACGTGGACCCAGTGTGGGGAGCATCCCCTGGGGAGTGTGGAGATGCTCCCTGCGAGGCCGGGAGAGTGGGGGTCCGAGAAGACGGCGCCCACACGTAGCCCTGACCGCGCGCCCGTGCCCGTGTCCGTCCAGAGTGTAACTGCAACCAGATAGGCTCCGTGCACGACCGGTGCAACGAGACCGGCTTCTGCGAGTGCCGCGAGGGCGCGGCGGGCCCCAAGTGCGACGACTGCCTCCCCACGCACTACTGGCGCCAGGGCTGCTACCGTGAGTGCGCGCCGTCCCCCGTGGGCGGGGCCTGCGGAAAGGGGACGGGGCAGGACCGAGGCAGTGGGCGGGGCCTAGTGGGACGGGGCAGGGGCGGTGGACTGGGCCTAGCAAGACGGGGCAGGGCCGGGGAAGtgggtggggcctagtgggacgGGGAAGAGGCGGTGGGCGGGGCCTCGCGAGACGGGGCAGGGCCGGGGCAGTGGGTGGGGCCTAGTGAGAGCGGGGCAGGGTTGGGATAGTTGGCAGGGGCCTGGTGAGATGGGGCCGACCCGGGGGCGGTGGACGGGGCCTAGCGAGACGGAGCTGGCAGGTGGGCGGGGACAGGATGCTGCTGAGGTCCGGGGCCGGGCCGAGGGGCGGGTCCAAGAGCTCGGGGCGGGGCCTGATGCGACCTGAGGCACGGTGGTGCCTGGTGGGAACTACGAGAAAGACCGAGCTGGGGTTGGTTGGAAAGGTATTTgcggggacagagggagggaggctgtCCAAGTCGGCGTTAGCCGCGGGCACAGGGTGAAAGGAGGCTCCAGGCGCGTGGAACAGCACGTGCACAGCTCTGGAGACTGCAGGCGCGTCTGAAGAACAGCACCGAGGCCAGTGGGGCGGGGAGAGAGGGGCAGCGGTGGGAGGCAGCCGGGGGCCAGATCTCGCCCGGGCGCCGTCACCCTCCGAGGGGGGACGTTTCGCACCCAGCGCGCCTGGAGCCTCCTACATCCCCGGCCCAGACGGCGCCCCCGGGATCTCGCACACCCTGCTTCGCAGGAGCTCGGAGGTTGGCGGGGGGACCGGGCCACCCCCCGTGCTGACCGCCCCCTCCGCCTGCAGCCAACGTGTGCGACGACGACCAGCTGCTGTGCCAGAACGGAGGCACCTGCCTGCAGAACCAGCGCTGCGCCTGCCCGCGCGGCTACACCGGCGTGCGCTGCGAGCAGCCCCGCTGCGACCCCGCCGACGATGACGGCGGTCTGGACTGCGACCGCGCGCCCGGGGCCGCCCCGCGCCCCGCCACCCTGCTCGGCTGCCTGCTGCTGCTGGGGCTGGCCGCCCGCCTGGGCCGCTGAGCCCCGCCCGGAGGACGCTCCCCGCACCCGGAGGCCGGGGGTCCCGGGGTCCCGGGGCGGGGCCGGCGTCCGAGGCCGGGCGGTGAGAAGGGTGCGGCCCGAGGTGCTCCCAGGTGCTACTCAGCAGGGCCCCCCGCCCGGCCCGCGCTCCCGCCCGCACTGCCCTCCCCCCGCAGCAGGGGCGCCTTGGGACTCCGGTCCCCGCGCCTGCGATTTGGTTTcgtttttcttttgtattatcCGCCGCCCAgttccttttttgtctttctctctctctctttttttttttttttttctggcggTGAGCCAGAGGGTCGGGAGAAACGCTGCTCGCCCCACACCCCGTCCTGCCTCCCACCACACTTACACACACGGGACTGTGGCCGACACCCCCTGGCCTGTGCCAGGCTCACGGGCGGCGGCGGACCCCGACCTCCAGTTGCCTACAATTCCAGTCGCTGACTTGGTcctgttttctattctttatttttcctgcaaCCCACCAGACCCCAGGCCTCACCGGAGGCCCGGTGACCACGGAACTCACCgtctgggggaggaggagagaaggaaggggtgGGGGGCCTGGAAACTTCGTTCTGTAGAgaactatttttgtttgtattcacTGTCCCCTGCAAGGGGGACGGGGCGGGAGCACTGGTCACCGCGGGGGCCGATGGTGGAGAATCCGAGGAGTAAAGAGTttgctcactgctgcctccacggcctgttttctttctgtgttggGGACGGTGGGCAGGTGTGGGGCTTACAGAGGAATCCACAACACAGCCTTAAAGAAACGGTTTCCCTACTGGGGCCACCATTTCCCTGGGCCTTTCTGTGGATTCCAGCAGGCAGTGCCCCCTCCCCGCAGGCTTGGCTGGCAGAGTTTTCCACCCCGCGGCCAGGCTGCAGGTGCCCCACCTGTTAGGAGCCTCCCCACACTGAAAGGctgcctccctcctttcccaAAAAAGAAATCCGGAGTGTATTGGCCCTTTTCTACAGAAGTCCAAGGGAAATGACTCAGGGAGAATCCTAGCAGAGGTTGAATCCAATGCTCTGATTTATACTGTGTCTCGGTGGCCACCTCCGATGGATGTGTCATCTCAGACCTGTTGCAGCCGGAGCCTCAAGTCCAATATCAGATGAAGCTGAACCCACAATTCGGCCACCGCCTCCTTCCAGAGTTTCAGATGGCCAGGTGGGCAGAGGCGGGCAGTGCAGAGACCCCAGACGTGCCGGCCCTGTCCTCCCTACCTTCTCAAGATTAGGAAGGGGTGCTGGAGGGGACAGGGGCAGCTTGGGAGTGGTGAGGAAGCTCCTAGATTCGGGGCTCATCCCCTGGGGCCTCTGATTCAGAGGATCCAGCAGTTCTCCCATCTCCGCTTGGTGTCTCCAGCCCTGGGGCCACACTTCCCCCTCGGTCCAGCCTCCTGTCCACCTATGTTTATTTCAGAGCAGTGCCGGGGGTCCGGTCCTGGTTGCTAACTGCTGCCACTGCTCCACCTGCAGGTGCTCCCAGCACTGgcttctgccaccacacctgttctTTCCCAGCTGCGAGGTTTAGACCTGGGTCCttcccttgagtccccaaagCTAAGCTAAGACCAAGTGGAACAAACTTGGCCTTGGGGACAGCAGGAGATTACAACACAGAAAAGGAGGGGGAGGCACAACGGGACACTGCATAGGACTCACAGTGTCCCGAGCCCACACACCAGCCCCTCCTGGCCTCCTCTCTCTGCTCCCACCCCCAGCACCCTGCTGACCCGGAAGTGCCTTCCGACAGGCCCTGCATCCTCCTGCAGCTGGCCCATCTCTACCCTCACATTCTTCCTTACGCACAGAACCCCACTGCCTGGGACCCAAAGTGCCcagataaaataaaacacctCTCTGGGGCTTCTTGTGGATAGGAGTGGCCAGGGGACACAGCTCTGGGCAGTGAGATGTAAGCAGGACTGATGGGTGGGCTTCCAGAAAGTTCTTAAAAGTCATCCCTTCCTCCACGCCCCACAAAGCCTCAGTTGTCCAAGTTTGTGGCTCTGGTTTTTCTCTCTCATCCCTCCCTCTGCTCTTCAGTCAGCAGGATGGGGAAGGAGCCTTCTTGAGACACTGAGCATAACAGTGTCACCCTCAGGATAGTGAAGGGTGGAGCCGGGGGTGGAAGTTGCAGAGCCTGGGACACCTGCCTTGGCTGCAACCTCTGCACTGcttttatttatctacttatttttatagagttgaggtctcactatgttgcccaggctggtctcaaactcctaggctcaagtgagcctccggccttggcctcccgaagtgctgagattacaggcatgagccaccgcaccaccTGCCTGTCTTActgtgtgagaaaaaaaataaacggTGATGTGATTAAAACACTAGaatttgggttttctgttccatGCACACTTTCCAAGTTCTTGGCCCTGCCTGATTGGCATCCGGGCCCCCTGAGCCCTCTAAGGCCAGAGAGAGACTGAAACCCACCCTTCCTTGGCCGCAGCCCCCCATGGTGACCCTCAAGTCACCAGGAAGAGGAATGTCCATGACTCAGGCCGAGGAGTCCACCTCTGTCCAGAACAGGACTGCCCCTGCCTTCTAGTGAGCACAGGGCAGCTGAGCAGAACTCACCCCAGAGAAACAGCAGCGCTGGCCGCAGTCGGTAAACAGCAGGCATTTCCTCCTAGTCATCAAGATGATAAAATGTCACCTAGAAGCAGAACTAGAGGCAGAACTTGAGACAGGGACAGCAGGGCCCAGCCCCAGTGGCCAGCCCTGGCCGGATCCACGAGGCTGGGGGCCCTGGAGCGTCAATGACATCCCAGCACTGTTCTTGTCTGGAGGCAAGTGGGCCACCCTCTGTCAGGCACCAGTGCCAGGCTGGCATGGGGGCTGCAGTAGAAGCCCCTGGTGCAGAAGGTGGGCGGCTGGGGGCTGTGAAGAGGCCCACACGGTGGTGCAGAGGGCATGCCTCTTTATGTCACCCTGGGTGTGTCCCCGAACACCCTCGAGgggtctgggaggtggggggcctcTGTGGGCAGTCACTCTGTCCTCCTTGACCTCCGTCAGCTGGGCCCACACTGCGTCAGCTTTTCTGGCACCGGCCTGTGCATtcagggctggggaggtggagctcTTTGTAAATCAGAATGGCAGCCCCAGTCCCCGGGGACACACTCAGGCCCTGACCTCCCCGGAGGGTGGAGGGAATGTTGCCAGTGGCCATTTGGAAAAACTCTGACATCttccaggcagcaggaggagAAAACGAGGTCAGCAGAGCCAAAAGTCCTAGGCCATCCTCTTTTCAAATGGCACACCCTTGTCCCCAGAGCTCATATTTTGACACCTGgttctgggaggtgaggaggaaaAGGCTCCCATTGTGCGCCTTGGATCATCATCACCGCATCCCCAGGCGCTGCGCTTACATTACTGCATCAACCCTCACCTGCACCCTAGGGCAAGGTTTTCAGCCTCAGCACCATTGACCTGGGGGGCTGGGTAATTCTCCATGGTAGGGCgtgggggctgccctgtgcacGTGGGATGTGCAGCACCATCACTGGCTTCCATGTGGCACTTCAATGTGCACCGTCCCCAGTTGTTGCAACTCAAAGTGCCTCCAGTAATTGCCAAATTGGGGGCAAAATCGTCCTAGATTGAGACTCGCT comes from the Homo sapiens chromosome 9, GRCh38.p14 Primary Assembly genome and includes:
- the NTNG2 gene encoding netrin-G2 isoform X8 — protein: MSKSQPGADPKSQRCFWGAPSPSTRALWGPTSHPSCPSRTQGAPGWEASEPRGRQKEAGPCRDAGLHSRQWTRPSTAAPLSSRWSQVASRAEAVGTPAAAPAPAKGYKLFQLKPKSPQVMPIEEFQDCECYGHSNRCSYIDFLNVVTCVSCKHNTRGQHCQHCRLGYYRNGSAELDDENVCIECNCNQIGSVHDRCNETGFCECREGAAGPKCDDCLPTHYWRQGCYPNVCDDDQLLCQNGGTCLQNQRCACPRGYTGVRCEQPRCDPADDDGGLDCDRAPGAAPRPATLLGCLLLLGLAARLGR
- the NTNG2 gene encoding netrin-G2 isoform X10, which produces MSKSQPGADPKSQRCFWGAPSPSTRALWGPTSHPSCPSRTQGAPGWEASEPRGRQKEAGPCRDAGLHSRPVGTPAAAPAPAKGYKLFQLKPKSPQVMPIEEFQDCECYGHSNRCSYIDFLNVVTCVSCKHNTRGQHCQHCRLGYYRNGSAELDDENVCIECNCNQIGSVHDRCNETGFCECREGAAGPKCDDCLPTHYWRQGCYPNVCDDDQLLCQNGGTCLQNQRCACPRGYTGVRCEQPRCDPADDDGGLDCDRAPGAAPRPATLLGCLLLLGLAARLGR